One Sodalinema gerasimenkoae IPPAS B-353 DNA segment encodes these proteins:
- a CDS encoding ATP-binding protein gives MLKLLQYQVLETLSENATTIVYRAIEQPENTPVILKTLISEHPQVADIARLRYEYNLVCQLNLPGITQPQTLEQWQGRPLLVLEDFGGRDLSYWLNQNHFDLEQILSIGQKIAIALGQLHQKQIIHKDIKPENIVYNPNTNQLKLIDFSISSRLNKENPHLTSPNVLQGSLAYMSPEQTGRMNRVIDYRCDFYALGVSLYELLTGQLPFDSQDPMELVHCHIAKPPTPPHHINPEIPEAVSAIILKLMAKTAEKRYQSSHGINADLETCRQQWISTKSVTVFPLGQQDQQGRFIIPEKLYGRDAEIEQLLQAFERISHGPSEMMLVAGYSGIGKSALINEIHKPIVRRRGYFISGKFDQFQRNIPYSCLIQAFRDLIRQLLTETEAELADWHDKLQGALGKNGKVISDVIPEIELIIGAQPPISSLPVSEAQNRFNLLFQTFIQVFTQPDHPLVIFLDDLQWADPASLQLIQLLVTDPDSHNLLMLGAYRDNEVSRSHPLMTTLAKIEQGNNQVVTLKLEALSLKNISELIQDTLKQTDSTVQPFAQLLLNKTKGNPFFVRQTFKYLYSENLLCYNSQTGSWYWNLEQLLSISITENVVELMAHEIQRLDPSSQAVLQLAACIGNKFDLDILAIVNEKSPAKTAADLWDAIHAGLVIPLARTSSDLWNAIHAGLVIPFHENHDASENIDKTDTIKVVYKFLHDRVQQAAYSLIPPEQKQEVHLRVGQRLLEHNQAEALEEHLFDIVNALNIGASLIDVESEHLQLAELNLKAALKAKASAAYSSTLDYLKEARQCLPDMDWDNHYELTLTIYTELIEVYYIQAQFAEAQQMSDAVFRHAKTLLDKIKIYEFKIQFFIAQNQMLDAIDTALAALDLLGYPLKIEPETLTLVRPLPQVEELPDYPEMTDPQKLAVLQILTIVSGPAYQAQPELLPYITAHGRNLCLQFGHSSLAAYSYGMIDTTFPDLETTYYTGLISLEILGQYPSDALKCKVHMLFNSFKKHWKEPHQQTIPALDETISMGMEIGDVVYAAYCAMWSCGYMVVIGMPLVQVAEQQQTYLDLLARIKQNHGLYPAKTWLANVSGFISKNQTESWTLSG, from the coding sequence ATGTTAAAGCTGTTACAGTACCAAGTTCTTGAGACCCTATCCGAAAACGCCACCACCATCGTCTATCGGGCAATCGAGCAACCTGAGAATACCCCAGTCATCCTCAAAACTCTGATCAGCGAGCATCCTCAAGTTGCCGACATCGCACGGCTCCGGTATGAGTACAATTTAGTCTGCCAACTCAACCTCCCCGGAATTACACAGCCCCAGACCCTAGAACAATGGCAAGGACGACCCCTCTTGGTCTTAGAAGATTTTGGCGGTCGGGATTTAAGCTATTGGTTAAATCAGAACCATTTTGACCTTGAACAAATTCTTAGTATTGGTCAAAAAATTGCGATCGCCCTAGGGCAACTCCATCAAAAACAAATTATTCACAAAGATATTAAACCCGAAAATATTGTCTATAACCCTAACACCAACCAACTGAAACTTATTGATTTTTCCATTTCCTCTCGCCTAAATAAGGAAAATCCTCACCTAACCAGTCCCAACGTTCTGCAGGGAAGCCTAGCCTATATGTCCCCAGAACAAACCGGGCGGATGAATCGAGTTATCGACTATCGCTGTGACTTTTATGCCTTGGGAGTTAGCCTCTATGAACTGCTAACCGGACAGCTTCCCTTCGACTCCCAAGATCCCATGGAACTCGTCCATTGTCACATTGCCAAACCCCCCACTCCCCCGCACCACATCAACCCAGAGATTCCCGAAGCAGTCTCAGCCATTATCCTAAAACTGATGGCGAAAACCGCAGAAAAGCGGTATCAAAGTAGCCATGGCATCAACGCTGACTTAGAAACTTGCCGTCAGCAATGGATTAGCACAAAATCCGTGACCGTTTTTCCCTTAGGGCAACAAGACCAACAAGGACGCTTTATTATCCCCGAAAAGCTCTACGGACGAGATGCCGAAATTGAGCAACTCCTCCAAGCCTTTGAACGCATCAGCCATGGCCCCTCAGAAATGATGCTAGTCGCCGGATACTCAGGTATCGGCAAATCCGCCCTCATCAACGAAATTCATAAACCCATTGTTCGCAGGCGTGGTTATTTTATTAGCGGCAAATTTGACCAATTTCAACGCAATATCCCCTATTCTTGTTTGATTCAGGCATTTCGAGACCTAATCCGTCAACTGCTCACCGAGACTGAAGCCGAACTGGCTGACTGGCACGACAAACTTCAGGGTGCTTTAGGCAAAAATGGCAAAGTGATTAGTGATGTTATCCCAGAAATTGAACTAATTATCGGAGCGCAACCTCCTATTTCATCTCTGCCAGTTTCTGAAGCTCAAAACCGGTTTAATCTCCTATTTCAGACCTTCATTCAAGTCTTTACTCAGCCAGACCATCCCCTCGTCATTTTTCTAGATGATTTGCAATGGGCAGATCCTGCTTCCTTGCAACTGATTCAGTTATTAGTCACAGACCCAGATAGTCACAACTTGCTCATGCTAGGAGCCTATCGGGACAATGAAGTGAGTCGGAGTCATCCATTGATGACCACTTTGGCAAAAATTGAGCAGGGAAACAATCAAGTTGTAACCTTGAAGCTAGAAGCCTTAAGCTTGAAAAATATCAGTGAACTTATCCAAGATACTCTTAAGCAGACTGATTCTACTGTACAGCCTTTTGCGCAACTTTTACTAAACAAAACTAAAGGCAATCCGTTTTTTGTCAGGCAGACTTTTAAGTATTTATATAGTGAAAACTTGCTATGCTATAACAGCCAAACGGGTTCATGGTACTGGAACCTAGAACAGTTACTAAGCATTAGTATAACCGAAAATGTTGTAGAATTAATGGCTCATGAAATTCAGCGGCTCGACCCCTCAAGTCAGGCTGTTTTACAACTGGCAGCCTGTATCGGAAATAAGTTTGATCTCGATATTTTGGCAATTGTCAATGAAAAATCTCCTGCTAAAACGGCCGCTGATCTCTGGGATGCAATTCATGCTGGGTTGGTGATTCCTTTAGCGAGAACTAGCAGCGATCTCTGGAATGCAATTCATGCCGGGTTAGTGATTCCTTTCCATGAAAACCATGATGCTTCTGAAAATATCGACAAAACAGATACTATTAAAGTCGTTTATAAATTCTTACACGATCGCGTCCAACAAGCTGCTTACTCTCTGATTCCCCCTGAGCAAAAACAAGAGGTTCATTTGCGAGTTGGACAGCGTTTACTTGAGCATAATCAGGCCGAAGCGTTAGAGGAGCACTTATTTGATATTGTCAATGCTCTCAATATTGGAGCGAGCTTAATTGACGTTGAATCTGAGCACCTTCAGCTCGCTGAACTCAACCTAAAAGCTGCTCTTAAAGCAAAAGCATCCGCTGCCTATAGTTCAACCCTCGACTACCTCAAAGAGGCGCGTCAATGTTTACCGGATATGGACTGGGATAACCACTATGAACTAACCTTGACCATTTATACGGAATTGATTGAGGTGTACTATATTCAGGCTCAGTTCGCCGAAGCACAACAGATGTCAGATGCGGTATTTCGTCATGCGAAAACATTGCTTGACAAAATCAAAATTTATGAATTTAAAATTCAATTTTTTATCGCTCAGAATCAAATGCTAGATGCGATCGATACCGCTCTAGCTGCCCTGGATTTATTAGGCTATCCCCTAAAAATCGAACCGGAAACTTTAACGTTAGTTCGTCCTTTACCCCAAGTAGAGGAACTCCCAGACTATCCCGAAATGACAGATCCTCAAAAACTGGCAGTATTACAGATTTTAACAATTGTCAGTGGGCCAGCGTACCAAGCACAGCCGGAATTGCTGCCCTATATCACCGCTCACGGCCGCAATCTGTGTTTGCAGTTTGGACATTCCTCCTTAGCTGCCTATTCCTATGGAATGATTGACACTACCTTTCCTGATCTTGAGACAACCTATTATACCGGGTTAATTTCACTAGAAATTTTAGGGCAATATCCCTCTGATGCCCTCAAATGTAAAGTCCATATGCTGTTTAACTCCTTTAAGAAGCATTGGAAAGAACCTCATCAGCAAACTATTCCAGCCCTAGATGAAACGATTTCCATGGGGATGGAAATTGGGGATGTCGTCTATGCCGCTTACTGTGCCATGTGGTCTTGTGGCTATATGGTCGTGATTGGGATGCCTTTGGTTCAGGTGGCAGAACAGCAGCAAACGTATCTGGATTTATTAGCAAGAATCAAACAGAATCATGGACTCTATCCGGCTAAAACTTGGCTAGCAAACGTATCTGGATTTATTAGCAAGAATCAAACAGAATCATGGACTCTATCCGGCTAA
- a CDS encoding hydroxysqualene dehydroxylase translates to MTKVVVLGGGIAGMSAAQELVERGFEVEVYELKDIPGGKARSIDVPDSAGPGKKPLPGEHGFRFFPGFYRHVTDTMKRIPYKDNRQGTFDNLVTATRLALARHEAGKDLIIIPARFPRNLADIELILKVLLEGADLELQPGELEFFAERIWQLFTSCKARRFDEYEKLNWWDYLDAERKSPAYQALLARGITTSLVASRAELASVKTIGYIFLQLLLDLIDPTTESPDRILNGPTNEVWINPWLDYLRSRGVTYHLSTRLRSIEAGRDAQGNIQITGAIVTDLTTQRDRTVTGDYYIAALPVEIMAGLVSDDLIAGDPSLANLKRLGTSTSWMNGIQFYLNRDVPVTHGHVLYVDAPWALTSISQPSFWPEFPMSDFGDGTVKGIISAIPSNWGYFIDPNTDEVGALNGSLGLKIAKPAQICSAEEIKTEVWEQMQRSLREDGKSLLQEDDLQSWFLDPGIIHNCCDLAKNPEKLAEILDRDLPDYFKTLFIWINERDHATLEDIADYLKIDQSQARLAVNALIAKGFVGPIPLPDTDSPERICHHPGHQRLCYRSRLGDPQANINGEPLLVNLVNTWSLRPDAHTAIPNLFLASDYVRTNTDLATMEAANEAARRAVNGIIDASESDAPYCQIWDLQEPTILAIRRWSDQIRYRKGLPWNGKISPWYLRLFIPVVVVWAAIERILRWLRLWMRKLLSIL, encoded by the coding sequence ATGACAAAGGTTGTCGTTTTAGGGGGTGGCATTGCCGGAATGAGTGCCGCCCAGGAATTAGTCGAACGGGGATTTGAGGTTGAGGTTTATGAACTCAAAGATATTCCCGGCGGGAAAGCCCGTAGCATTGACGTTCCCGACAGTGCTGGCCCAGGTAAAAAACCCCTGCCTGGTGAACATGGATTTCGTTTCTTCCCGGGATTTTACCGCCACGTCACCGATACCATGAAACGGATTCCCTACAAGGACAATCGTCAGGGAACCTTCGATAACCTGGTCACCGCTACTCGCCTTGCTCTCGCTCGCCACGAAGCCGGCAAAGACCTGATCATTATTCCGGCTCGTTTTCCCCGCAACCTGGCCGACATTGAACTCATCCTCAAAGTCCTGTTAGAGGGAGCGGATCTGGAATTGCAACCCGGGGAATTAGAATTTTTTGCCGAGCGGATTTGGCAATTGTTCACCTCCTGCAAAGCGCGACGCTTCGATGAGTACGAGAAACTCAACTGGTGGGATTATTTGGATGCCGAGCGGAAATCACCGGCGTATCAGGCCCTGCTGGCCCGGGGAATTACTACCTCCCTAGTCGCCTCTCGGGCGGAACTGGCCAGCGTCAAAACCATCGGCTACATTTTCCTGCAACTGCTGTTAGATCTCATCGATCCCACCACCGAGAGTCCTGATCGCATTCTCAACGGCCCCACCAACGAAGTCTGGATTAACCCTTGGTTGGACTATCTACGCTCGCGAGGGGTTACCTACCATCTCTCCACCCGTCTGCGTTCGATTGAAGCCGGACGCGATGCCCAGGGTAATATCCAAATTACCGGGGCTATTGTCACCGATCTAACAACCCAACGCGATCGCACCGTCACCGGAGACTATTACATCGCCGCCTTACCCGTAGAAATTATGGCGGGCCTTGTCTCCGACGACTTGATTGCCGGTGACCCCAGCCTGGCTAACCTCAAACGTCTGGGAACCAGCACCTCTTGGATGAACGGGATCCAGTTTTATCTCAATCGGGATGTCCCCGTCACCCATGGTCATGTCCTGTATGTCGATGCACCCTGGGCCTTGACCTCCATTTCCCAACCTAGTTTCTGGCCCGAGTTTCCCATGTCCGACTTTGGCGATGGAACTGTGAAGGGGATTATTTCTGCGATCCCCTCCAATTGGGGCTATTTCATCGATCCCAACACCGACGAAGTGGGCGCTCTCAATGGCTCCTTAGGGCTAAAAATTGCCAAACCCGCTCAAATTTGTTCAGCCGAGGAAATTAAAACTGAAGTCTGGGAGCAAATGCAGCGATCGCTGCGAGAAGACGGGAAATCTCTCCTGCAAGAGGACGACCTACAGTCCTGGTTCCTCGACCCTGGCATTATCCATAACTGCTGCGACCTGGCCAAAAACCCCGAAAAACTGGCCGAAATTCTCGATCGCGATCTACCGGACTATTTCAAAACCCTCTTTATTTGGATTAATGAGCGAGATCATGCCACCCTCGAAGACATTGCCGATTATCTCAAGATTGACCAAAGCCAGGCTCGTCTTGCCGTCAACGCTCTAATCGCCAAAGGCTTTGTCGGTCCAATTCCCCTTCCCGATACCGACAGTCCTGAGCGGATTTGTCATCATCCCGGTCATCAACGGCTCTGTTATCGCAGTCGTCTCGGAGATCCCCAGGCCAATATCAACGGAGAGCCACTCCTGGTTAATCTAGTCAATACCTGGTCCTTGCGTCCTGATGCTCACACCGCTATCCCCAATCTGTTCCTTGCCTCAGATTATGTTCGCACCAACACGGACTTAGCCACCATGGAAGCCGCCAACGAAGCTGCTCGCCGGGCTGTGAATGGTATCATTGATGCTTCCGAGAGTGATGCTCCCTATTGTCAAATTTGGGATCTACAAGAGCCAACCATCCTCGCCATTCGTCGGTGGTCTGATCAGATTCGTTACCGAAAAGGACTTCCCTGGAACGGCAAAATTTCTCCCTGGTATCTGCGGCTCTTTATTCCGGTTGTGGTGGTCTGGGCGGCGATCGAACGCATCCTACGTTGGCTGAGGCTTTGGATGAGGAAGCTTCTGTCAATTCTTTAG
- a CDS encoding OB-fold nucleic acid binding domain-containing protein: protein MVKIISRQPLGQKHVYDIGLKRDHNFILKTGLIASNCFNKSHSMAYGYVTYQTAYLKANYPVEYMAALLTANSGNQDKVQKYIATCMSMNITVQPPDVNHSNVDFTPVEGKKILFGLSAVRNLGQGAIDCILRAREEGPFESLAQLCDRVDLHAVNRRALEALVQCGALDTLNPNRKQLMEHLGLVIDWAQSRAKERSVGQFNLFDQLGDDTQNNVDDNGFDGVPQAPQVEDYQPMEKLKLEKELLGFYVSDHPLKPIQKTARLLAPVNLNEMEDQHEKVMVSAIVMLSSLKPIVTKKGDRMAIIQLEDLTGQVEAVVFPRTYERVHPHLIEDARLIVWGKVDRRDDSVQLIIEDAEPIERVQMVLVKLNPEQAGDIQQRHQLRDVLRAQVPDKSNPKVPVIGVIAAGHQRQLVRLGHQFQVPDCDDAVAALNRAGYPARRHCLAKS from the coding sequence ATGGTCAAAATTATTTCTCGTCAACCGCTAGGGCAGAAACATGTCTATGATATTGGTCTTAAACGAGACCATAACTTTATCTTAAAAACCGGTTTAATTGCTTCAAATTGCTTCAACAAATCTCACTCCATGGCCTATGGCTATGTCACCTATCAAACCGCCTATTTAAAAGCCAATTATCCCGTTGAATATATGGCCGCGTTACTGACGGCTAACAGTGGCAATCAGGATAAGGTGCAAAAATATATTGCCACCTGCATGAGTATGAACATTACGGTGCAGCCGCCGGATGTGAATCATTCCAATGTGGACTTTACGCCAGTGGAGGGGAAAAAGATTTTATTCGGACTCTCGGCGGTGCGAAATTTGGGACAGGGAGCGATTGATTGTATCTTGAGGGCGCGAGAGGAGGGGCCGTTTGAGTCTCTGGCCCAGTTGTGCGATCGCGTCGATCTCCATGCCGTCAACCGCCGGGCCTTGGAAGCCTTAGTCCAATGTGGCGCCCTCGATACCCTGAACCCCAATCGCAAGCAATTGATGGAACATCTGGGATTGGTGATTGATTGGGCGCAATCCCGCGCCAAGGAACGCAGTGTAGGACAGTTTAATCTGTTTGACCAACTGGGAGATGATACCCAAAATAACGTCGATGACAATGGCTTTGATGGGGTTCCCCAAGCGCCCCAGGTGGAGGATTACCAGCCGATGGAGAAACTGAAGCTCGAAAAAGAACTGCTGGGGTTCTATGTCTCGGATCATCCCCTTAAACCGATTCAGAAAACTGCGCGACTGCTGGCCCCGGTGAACCTCAATGAGATGGAGGATCAGCATGAGAAAGTGATGGTGAGTGCCATTGTCATGTTGAGTAGTCTGAAGCCGATTGTCACCAAAAAGGGCGATCGCATGGCCATTATCCAACTCGAAGACCTCACCGGACAGGTTGAGGCGGTGGTGTTTCCCCGCACCTATGAGCGAGTTCACCCCCATCTGATTGAAGATGCGCGGCTGATTGTCTGGGGGAAAGTCGATCGCCGCGACGATAGCGTGCAACTGATTATCGAGGATGCTGAACCCATCGAACGGGTGCAGATGGTCCTGGTGAAGCTCAATCCTGAACAAGCCGGGGATATCCAACAACGCCATCAATTGCGGGATGTCCTGCGGGCCCAGGTTCCCGACAAGAGTAACCCCAAGGTTCCGGTCATTGGCGTGATTGCGGCGGGCCATCAGCGGCAATTGGTGCGGCTGGGCCATCAGTTCCAGGTTCCCGACTGTGACGATGCTGTGGCGGCCCTAAACCGGGCTGGTTATCCCGCTCGCCGCCATTGTTTGGCCAAATCCTAG
- the metK gene encoding methionine adenosyltransferase, with protein sequence MSRRYLFTSESVTEGHPDKICDRISDSILDALLAQDPKSRVAAEVVVNTGLVLITGEVSTQAKVDYVKLAREKIAEIGYTDAENGFSANSCSVLVALDEQSPDIAQGVDAAQERREQASDAELDAVGAGDQGLMFGFACDETPELMPLPISLAHRLSRRLTQVRKSGDLAYLRPDGKTQVTVVYEDGKPVGIDTILISTQHTASIEGISDEKAVRDRIQQDLWTHVVQPVFGEMTVQPDDDTRFLVNPTGKFVIGGPQGDSGLTGRKIIVDTYGGYSRHGGGAFSGKDPTKVDRSAAYACRYIAKNIVAAGFAEKCEVQVSYAIGVAQPTSIFIETFGTGKVDEEKLLAVVNDIFELRPAGIIQTFNLSRLPSERGGRFFQETAAYGHMGRTDLDLPWEHTDKVEALKAALTPAVSAGR encoded by the coding sequence TTGTCTCGCCGTTATTTGTTTACCTCGGAGTCCGTCACTGAAGGACATCCTGATAAAATCTGCGATCGCATCTCCGATTCCATCCTCGATGCATTGCTGGCCCAAGATCCCAAAAGTCGTGTCGCGGCGGAAGTCGTCGTCAACACCGGTTTAGTCTTAATCACTGGAGAAGTTAGCACCCAAGCCAAAGTTGATTATGTCAAACTGGCCCGGGAAAAAATTGCCGAAATCGGCTATACCGACGCGGAAAACGGCTTTTCAGCCAATAGCTGCTCGGTCTTAGTCGCTCTCGACGAACAGTCCCCCGATATCGCTCAGGGGGTCGATGCTGCCCAAGAACGGCGGGAACAGGCGAGTGATGCGGAACTCGATGCTGTTGGTGCCGGCGATCAGGGCCTCATGTTCGGCTTTGCCTGCGACGAAACCCCGGAACTGATGCCCCTTCCCATTAGTTTAGCCCACCGTCTCTCCCGGAGACTGACCCAAGTTCGCAAATCCGGCGACTTAGCCTATCTCCGTCCCGATGGCAAAACCCAAGTCACGGTGGTGTATGAAGATGGTAAACCTGTGGGGATTGATACGATCCTGATTTCCACGCAACATACCGCCAGTATTGAGGGGATTAGCGACGAGAAAGCGGTGCGCGATCGCATTCAACAAGACCTTTGGACTCACGTGGTGCAACCGGTCTTCGGCGAAATGACCGTTCAACCGGACGACGACACCCGTTTTCTGGTCAACCCCACCGGTAAATTTGTCATTGGCGGCCCCCAGGGGGACTCGGGACTCACTGGACGTAAAATCATCGTCGATACCTATGGCGGCTACTCCCGTCACGGCGGTGGTGCCTTCTCCGGCAAAGATCCCACTAAAGTGGATCGTTCCGCCGCCTATGCTTGCCGCTACATTGCCAAAAACATTGTCGCCGCTGGCTTTGCCGAAAAATGCGAAGTTCAGGTGAGTTATGCCATTGGTGTCGCTCAACCGACGAGTATTTTTATCGAAACCTTTGGGACTGGCAAGGTGGACGAAGAGAAACTGTTGGCCGTGGTCAACGATATCTTCGAACTACGTCCGGCGGGAATTATCCAGACCTTCAACCTCTCCCGTCTCCCCAGTGAACGTGGAGGACGCTTCTTCCAAGAGACGGCCGCCTATGGTCACATGGGACGTACTGACCTCGATCTGCCTTGGGAACACACCGATAAGGTCGAGGCCCTCAAGGCAGCCTTAACCCCAGCGGTGTCTGCCGGGCGCTAA
- a CDS encoding phosphomannomutase/phosphoglucomutase, translated as MSATLQNINWTKLQNGSDIRGVALPGIPDEPVNLTPDIAQTLGKAFVRWLSETLNKPATDLTISLGRDSRLSGPDLMAATTTAISSLGCCVYDFGLASTPAMFMSTVSPDFNCDGAIMLTASHLPFNRNGFKFFTGEGGLGKPDISAILKFAADQDFPEPAEGGTIETRDFMGVYAEGLVKVVREGVNHPQQFEQPLKGLHIIVDAGNGAGGFYCDRVLKPLGADTTGSQFLDPDGTFPNHVPNPENEAAMAAISQAVLAQKADFGIIFDTDVDRGAAVDPQGQELNRNRLIALISAVVLKEHPGSTIVTDSITSEGLTTFIEQDLNGVHHRFKRGYKNVINEAIRLNNEGQESWLAIETSGHGAMKENYFLDDGAYLITKLLVELAKSKLDGKELSDLIANLNEPQESAELRMKIGVEDFKAYGNQIIEALSKFAESHDGWQVVPKNYEGVRVSCQSPEEQGWFLLRLSLHDPVIPLNIESNVEGGVSQIAKTLSDFLQQFDKLDLSAFKL; from the coding sequence ATGAGTGCTACCCTACAAAACATCAACTGGACTAAACTGCAAAACGGGTCTGACATTCGCGGCGTCGCCCTTCCTGGCATCCCTGACGAACCCGTGAACCTCACCCCAGATATTGCCCAAACCCTTGGCAAAGCCTTTGTCCGCTGGCTGAGCGAAACCCTAAACAAACCCGCCACGGACCTCACCATCAGTTTAGGGCGAGACAGCCGCCTCTCGGGGCCCGACTTAATGGCCGCCACCACCACCGCCATCAGCAGTCTCGGCTGTTGCGTCTATGACTTCGGTTTGGCCTCCACCCCCGCCATGTTCATGAGTACCGTCAGCCCCGACTTCAACTGTGACGGGGCCATCATGCTCACCGCCAGCCATTTACCCTTCAACCGCAATGGCTTCAAATTCTTTACCGGCGAGGGAGGATTAGGCAAACCCGATATTAGCGCCATTCTCAAATTTGCCGCTGATCAAGACTTTCCCGAACCCGCCGAAGGTGGAACGATTGAGACTCGTGATTTCATGGGAGTGTATGCCGAAGGTTTGGTGAAAGTCGTCCGCGAGGGAGTCAATCATCCGCAACAGTTTGAACAGCCCTTAAAGGGACTTCATATTATTGTTGATGCTGGAAATGGTGCGGGAGGCTTTTACTGCGATCGCGTTCTCAAACCCCTCGGAGCCGACACCACCGGCAGCCAATTTTTAGACCCCGATGGCACCTTCCCCAACCATGTCCCCAACCCCGAAAATGAAGCGGCCATGGCGGCCATTTCCCAAGCAGTGTTAGCACAGAAGGCTGACTTTGGCATCATCTTTGATACCGACGTCGATCGCGGGGCCGCCGTTGACCCCCAAGGACAGGAACTCAACCGCAATCGCCTCATTGCCTTGATTTCCGCCGTTGTCCTCAAGGAACATCCAGGTTCGACCATTGTCACCGACTCCATTACCTCAGAAGGTTTAACCACCTTCATTGAGCAAGACTTAAACGGCGTTCATCATCGCTTCAAACGGGGCTATAAAAATGTCATCAACGAGGCAATTCGTTTAAATAACGAAGGTCAAGAGTCCTGGTTAGCCATTGAAACCTCAGGTCATGGGGCGATGAAGGAAAACTATTTCCTAGATGATGGTGCGTATTTGATTACCAAGCTATTGGTTGAGTTGGCTAAATCGAAGTTAGACGGGAAAGAACTATCCGACTTAATCGCCAATTTAAACGAACCCCAAGAAAGCGCCGAGTTGCGGATGAAAATTGGTGTTGAGGACTTCAAAGCTTACGGCAACCAAATCATCGAAGCCCTAAGCAAATTTGCCGAGAGTCACGACGGTTGGCAAGTGGTTCCCAAGAACTACGAAGGGGTGCGCGTCAGTTGCCAGTCCCCCGAGGAACAGGGCTGGTTCTTGCTGCGGTTATCCCTCCATGACCCGGTAATCCCCCTGAACATCGAGTCCAATGTGGAGGGTGGAGTGAGTCAAATTGCCAAGACGCTTTCAGATTTCTTGCAACAATTTGACAAACTGGATTTGTCAGCTTTCAAGCTCTAA
- a CDS encoding methyl-accepting chemotaxis protein — translation MKIIQRLRLAVILLLLLVGFNLVSVYVSIDAMTDDATIVNYAGVVRGNTQRLLKLHLLNQDTQTTRQEIEQILRALQTGNSQLKLKQIDDSDFQASLIPLQRQWNTLQTLLQDDNLVSRSEMLLDASEVFWELSNTTVQLAEDYASRNVANSQRVAIALFTLNLVILGMVWKTIQAITQRLQQSVNTIALSSSEIAATIEEQERITHQYAVSMDQSHHVLDGLYQYSQQSVNQAEIASKEARMVLQLAQKGQQVGQQTYKQFSQVNAQSESILEEILNLKEQATQIGKITQVISQVASQTNMLALNAAVEAIHAGERGQGFSIVASEIRKLAEGSQTSLDRINRIIHNIQTAIQRTVQASQDGASVVEESLEIVASSSQAFQGVSDGVDTIADNLRQILSRTQDQAAAIEQVFNQFHNLQQAAQEAALGTQQTRRGVHDLNETVNVLQVMI, via the coding sequence ATGAAAATCATTCAACGCTTGCGCCTAGCCGTGATTCTGCTTTTGCTGCTCGTTGGCTTTAATCTTGTCTCAGTCTATGTTTCCATTGATGCCATGACTGATGATGCGACAATTGTTAACTATGCCGGGGTAGTCAGAGGTAATACACAACGCTTGCTTAAGTTGCATTTACTGAACCAAGATACTCAGACAACGCGGCAAGAGATTGAGCAAATCCTACGAGCTTTACAAACGGGAAATTCCCAATTGAAATTAAAGCAAATTGATGACAGTGATTTTCAAGCCAGTCTCATCCCACTTCAGCGTCAATGGAACACTCTTCAAACGCTTCTCCAAGACGATAACCTGGTGAGTCGCTCCGAAATGCTGCTAGATGCAAGTGAAGTGTTTTGGGAATTAAGCAATACGACAGTTCAACTCGCTGAAGACTATGCCAGTAGGAATGTTGCCAACTCACAACGGGTGGCGATCGCACTGTTTACCTTAAATCTAGTTATTCTGGGGATGGTCTGGAAAACAATCCAGGCAATCACTCAGCGATTGCAGCAAAGCGTCAACACTATCGCCCTGTCATCGTCAGAAATTGCCGCCACCATTGAGGAACAAGAACGTATTACCCATCAATATGCTGTCTCGATGGACCAGAGTCATCACGTCCTCGATGGGTTGTATCAATATTCTCAACAATCGGTCAATCAAGCGGAAATTGCCTCAAAAGAAGCTCGGATGGTTTTACAGCTAGCCCAGAAGGGTCAACAGGTGGGTCAACAGACCTACAAGCAATTTTCCCAAGTCAACGCACAGTCAGAAAGCATCCTAGAGGAGATCTTAAACCTGAAGGAACAGGCCACGCAAATTGGCAAGATTACGCAAGTGATCAGCCAAGTCGCAAGCCAGACTAACATGTTAGCCCTCAATGCTGCTGTTGAAGCGATTCATGCCGGAGAGCGGGGACAAGGATTCTCCATTGTTGCCAGTGAAATCCGCAAGCTAGCAGAAGGTAGTCAAACCTCCCTTGATCGCATCAATCGCATTATCCATAACATTCAAACTGCAATTCAACGGACTGTCCAAGCATCTCAAGACGGCGCAAGTGTCGTAGAAGAAAGCCTAGAGATCGTGGCCAGTTCGAGTCAAGCGTTTCAAGGGGTCTCAGACGGCGTTGACACCATCGCCGACAACCTGCGCCAAATCCTCAGCCGCACCCAAGACCAAGCGGCTGCCATTGAACAGGTCTTTAATCAATTCCATAATCTTCAGCAAGCTGCACAAGAAGCTGCCTTGGGAACCCAGCAAACTCGTCGAGGAGTTCATGACCTCAATGAAACCGTCAATGTTCTGCAAGTGATGATTTAA